In the genome of uncultured Sphaerochaeta sp., the window GGATCTGGTCATCAGCGGCATAAACCATGGGTACAACATCTCCACCGACATCCTTTACTCTGGTACGGTGGGGGCAGCACGAGAAGCAGCCTTGACCGGCTTGCGTTCCATGGCAGTGAGCTGTACCCGTAGCAGTGACGGGACCTTTCCGTTCGAACGCAGCGCAGCCTTTGTCATCGAGCATCTGGACGAATTCTATCCATTGACGAGCAGCGAGTGTATCATCAACATCAATGTCCCCGGTGACGGGAATGGGCACTGGAAAAGTGCACAATTGAGTTATTTGGACTATCATGATGCGGTGGAGACGAAGCGTGAGGAGCAGACGCGATTCTACGATACCTCCTCGGTCCGTTTCGGAACCTCGGTTGTCCTTGCCCTCAAAGGCGGTGTCTCTCCTGTGCAGCGATGCAACACACAGGACACCGACTTCCAGGCTGTCCGCGACGGATTCGTCAGCGTCACCGCACTCTCCATCCTGCCTCCCGTCCACGCCTCCGTGCAAGCCCAGTTGGAAAAACTGAGCCAGGAGGCATCCCGTGGGTAAGTGCTGGGAATCGAAATGCACCAAGTGTGGTCTCTGTTGCCATGAGAAGGCTGTCTACGGCAAGAAGCTGGTGATAGACCTCGATTCCTGGTGTGAATTTTTCGATCCAAAAACCAAGCAATGCACAGTATATACCCAGCGCTTCACTCGTTGTCAGCGCTGCAAGAAAATGACTTACCTCAGGGCGATGTTCGCTTCCTATCTCCCCGATAGCTGTGGGTATGTTACCTGGGCAAGAAGCCATCACATACGGTTTGCCAAGCGACGCATCCTCCAATTCATTCATAGCAAGAACTGTCCCCAAGAAGACTCAGACGACCACCTGTACAAAGCATTCCAGGCATAATCGGTACGTGGCTTGACCTTTGGGGCCTCGTATAACTATGTTGTCTATGAGGTGTATCTATGGAACAGCACATAATTTATTTGGATAACAATGCGACCACCGTGATGCATGAAGATGTCATCGAAGCGGTCCATGAAGCACATATCCTGTACGGAAACGCTTCCAGCATGCATGGCCTTGGCCGTGCCTCCGCCCAGGCCATTGAAGAGAGCAGATTGGCGATAGCCGATCTGATCGACTGCTCACCCAAAGAGGTGATTTTCACCAGCGGGGCGAGCGAAGCAAACAATACTGTCTTCTCCACGATCAGGGAACGTATTGATCTGGGCTCGAAACGGGATCGCATGATCACCACCACGATCGAGCACCCTTCCATCATTGAGACGGTCAAGTATCTCAAGAGCCGGGGCTACAAGATCGACGAGTGTCCTGTGGACGGGACGGGAATGATCGATCTGGAGGCATTCAAGACCTTGCTCGGGGAAGATGTCGCTCTGGTTTCGGTCATGACCGGAAACAATGAGATCGGAACGATCCAGCCCATCAGGGAGATTGCACAACTTTCCCATGCAGTCGGAGCCCTCGTCCACACCGATGCCACCCAGGCAATCGGAAAGATTGAGGTTTCGATGCGGGAGATGGATGTCGACTATCTCAGCCTTTCGGGGCATAAGTTCTATGGACCGAAAGGAATCGGCGTACTGGCGGTGAAGACCAAGGCTCCGTTCAGCCCCCTTGTACATGGTGGACACCAGGAGGGAGGCCGACGAGCCGGTACGTACAATACCGCTTCCATTGTGGGAATCGGGGTTGCCGCAAGACTTGCCAAGGCGGATTTGCAGGAAGAACATGACAGGCTTTGGTCTCTGAGAGAGATGCTGCGCAAGGGCATTGAGGAAAGCATCCCCAATGTTGTGGTGAACGGCAACCAGCAGCACTGTCTGCCGGGCACACTGGATGTCTCCTTCCCCCATGCTGAAGGCGAATCAATCCTGCTGTACCTCGATATGGAAGGAATCATGGTTTCCACCGGAAGTGCCTGTGCAAGTGGTTCGCTTGAACCCAGTTATGTGCTTCTCGCCTCCGGGGTGGATATTGAGCTGGCGCACGGCTCCATTCGCTTCAGCTTCGGTAGATACAATACCGCCGACGATGTTGCCTATGTATTGGAGAAACTGCCCCCGATCATCAAGCGTTTAAGGGAGATGTCAACACGATGACAAATTTTATGAGCCAGTGGGTCTACACCCCTGTAGTGAAAGACCATTTCATGAATCCCAGGAATACCTGGAAAGAAGAAGAGGATTTTCAGGCTGATGGAGTCGGAGAAGTCGGCTCCCTTGCCTGTGGCGACCAGATGCAGATCATGATCAAGGTCGAAGACGATAAGATTGCAGACTTGAGGTGGCTCACCTATGGCTGTGCTTCTGCCATCGCAAGCACTTCCATGATGAGTGAGATGGCCATCGGCCTAAGCCTCAAGGAAGCGTACAACCTCACTCCTGCCATGATCACCGAAGCTCTCGGTGGGCTTCCGGAACACAAGTTCCACTGCTCTGTGCTCGGAGACAAGGCTCTTCGGGCCGCCATTGATGACTATCTTGAGAAACAAGGCAGGGAGAATCCCTTCAAGAAACATGTGGCAAAGGTAATCTGTGAGTGCAAGAGCGTGACTGACGTGCAGATCGAGGACCTGGTGAAAACCGGTCAGGCCAAAACGCTGGACCAACTGCAGGAACTGACCGAATACGGGACGGTCTGCGGGAAGTGCAAGCAGGAGGTCAGCGACCTCTTCGACGAGTACAAGCACATCTACAACGTCTGATACCAAAAAGCAGAGGCGGCCATTCGGCCGCCTCTCCTATCAGGATGCAAATCCAAGTAAGTGCAGATGCTTTCCGATATGCTTGGCAAGCAGGTCGGCATAGAGCTGTTCCTCGATGGCCAACAAGGAGAAAAACTCATCCTTGAAGAGTTTTCTACCGGTGGCATCCGTATCCTCCAGAAGAAACCCATAGGTGATGTGCAGCAACTGTCTGGCATTGTCATCCTCAAGGTAGTGCACGAGCTCTGCATCCTGGGTTGCATCCAGTGCCTCGATCGCTGAGATATCCGTTGTTACATGGTAGAACGCACGAGCATCTGCAAACCGGTTGAGTGCATGGCGGTGCATCCTTCTGTAGAGATCCGGATCTTTCAGGGCGACGAGGCGCATCGCCTCCAGCCAGTTTGTGCCGGCTGTCTTGATGTGAAAGCTTCCCTTGATCGTCTTCTGCAGAATCGGGAAGATGCTGAACTTGTCACTGCCGGAGTGAACACTGAGGCGATATCCGAACTGTTTTGCAATGGCAGTATGTGCAAGCAGGTCCTGCTCAAACAGTGCAAGGTCCCCGCGATAATCGATACCCTTCTGGAACTCCCCGATGAAACGGGGAGCGAGCGTGGAAACAACCACCTTGCGTCGTTTCAGTTCCAGCGCAATGAACAGATGACTCTTTGCGTCGGTGGGGGTGTCGGTCTCATCGATGGAGACTTCGAAATCGAGGCTCACCGCTGACCCTGCAATGTATTTCTCATAGATGGCTTGGATGAAATCCAATGCACGGTGATAAATGAGGATGTCGCGCTTCAGATGCTCCGCATCAAGGGTGTAGCTCTGGTCCGAAACAGTGAAGACCTGGTCACGATACCTATCCTCATAGCTCTTGCAAAGTGTTGCATCCATCTGCTCATATCTGGCTTCCACCTCATGGGTGCCCAGGGTGAAGACGGTGTTGTCGATCACATCAGAGCTGTCAAGGGTGATCATGGTGACTCCCGCTTCCAGGGCTTTCTCGATGTCTGCTTCCTTCTTCAGATGGTCTCCGTCAGCACCATAGCCGCCGGTATATCCTTCTTGGAAGACTGCATAGGCAGCCTTGTCGATGACATCCTCGAACGTCCTTCCTGTCAGCGTAAGCTCACGAATACTCTGTTGGGCAAAGATGGGAAACACCGAGGTTCCCTGCAAAGCACGGATATGGCCGCAAGTAGCTTCCCCAAGTCTGTCTCCCAACCCGATTGATGTCCGCTTGTTTGCATTTGATTGGGGTTTTGTGTAGGGAAGATAGGAATTGAGCACCAATCGGTTCGCATGGTTGGTTGGACAGATCTTGCATGAGCCTTCGGTCGTTCCCTCCAGTTCATCAAAAACCGGACCACTTCCGGTGGCTACCAGGTATTTCTCCCTGCCTGCCCTGACCAAGGCGAGCGTGCACTCCCCAAGGCTTGTCTCCGAGCGTTCATAGAGGGTGATGGGTTTGCCCAATCGCTTCTTCAGTTGCTCCGGTTTGATTCGTTTCTCTTCGTAGAGTTCCATACAGGTATCTCCTTCGCCTAGATGACGTCGAACTCACTGCCCCCAATGAACTCCCTGAGCAGGGAGTCATGGGGAACGAGGGTATCGGGAATGGGGTTCACATGCTCGAGGAATCGCAAGAGTCTCCGGGCAGTCTCGTACGCAGGCCCTGCTGCAGGCTTCACCATCTTCAGCAAGGGTTGCGCATAGGTGGTCAACACACCCAGCTCATAGTCGAGGGCACTGTTGATCATTACATTTGCATTGTTCTGGAAGGGGAAAATGTAGCGGTCTTCCCCTCTCTGGACCGAAGGCCACATGTTCAGGGTTGTCTCTGCATTTGTGCCACGGGTTCGGTTGTCCCTGATCATGCGTCGGATGATACGGTTGTCCGTGGTACTGATGCGGTTGTGGTCATCCAGATTCAACTGGGTGAGGGCAGAGATGTAGACCCTGAAGAGCAGGTCCTTGTCCAAGGATGCGGTCAGCTCGGGATTCATCCCATGGATACCCTCGATGATGAGGATTGTGCGTTTGTCCAGCTGTACCGGAACGTTTTCATAGGTACGGGTTGCACTCTTGAAATCAAAGCGCGGGAGTTGGACAGGCTCACCGGCAAAGAGATGCGAGAGGTCTTCCTGGAACTTGGGAACGTCAAGAGCCTGGAGAGCTTCCAGGTCGGGCTTGTTGAACTCATCCTTCGGGGCTTGGCTTGGGGGCAAATAGTAGTTGTCCAGTGAGATCTTGATCGTCTTCTTGCCCAGCACCTGCAGCTGTATGCCCAGCTTGTGTGCAAAGGTGGTCTTGCCCGAGGAGGAAGGGCCTGCCACCAACACGGCCTTGACACTGCTGTGCAGGTTGATCTGGTCGGCGATGCTCGCGATTTTCTTCTGCTGAAGGGCCTCGGCAAGACGGATGAAGGATTCCACCGTATTCTGGTTCCCCATCTTGTTCAGTTGGCCCAGACTCTGGATATTGAGGATGCTTCCCCAGGCCTTGTACTCCTTGAAGATGGAGAAGAGCAACGGATTGTCGACAAAGGGATCGAGACTCTTGATGTTGTGCGAACGAGGATAGCGCAGCAGCATGCCACGATCCTGGTACGGTTTGAGCTCCCAGACCTTCATCAATCCGGTTCTGGAGAGAAGCGGCTCATAGGAGATGTCCAGGTACCCTTGCAGGCGATAGAGGTTCACCTTCGGATCGTTGCGCGTAGAGAGCAGGGCGGCCGTCTGGTCGAAATGGTTTTGTTCGAAGTAGGAGAGCGCCGCTTGGTAAGGCAGGGTGACTTCCTGGATGTTCTGGTTTTGTTCCACAAGACTTCGCATAGTGGTTTCGATCGCCTCGATGTCCGTTCTGTTGAGCGTAAGGTCATCATCGAAGCTGAAGTAGT includes:
- the surE gene encoding 5'/3'-nucleotidase SurE; its protein translation is MNILLTNDDGYQSEGLRTLSEALVRAGHAIWICAPSSERSASSHSMTLRGEITITEYGKNRYHCNGTPADCILYASKGKIFRTQPDLVISGINHGYNISTDILYSGTVGAAREAALTGLRSMAVSCTRSSDGTFPFERSAAFVIEHLDEFYPLTSSECIININVPGDGNGHWKSAQLSYLDYHDAVETKREEQTRFYDTSSVRFGTSVVLALKGGVSPVQRCNTQDTDFQAVRDGFVSVTALSILPPVHASVQAQLEKLSQEASRG
- a CDS encoding tagaturonate epimerase family protein, producing the protein MELYEEKRIKPEQLKKRLGKPITLYERSETSLGECTLALVRAGREKYLVATGSGPVFDELEGTTEGSCKICPTNHANRLVLNSYLPYTKPQSNANKRTSIGLGDRLGEATCGHIRALQGTSVFPIFAQQSIRELTLTGRTFEDVIDKAAYAVFQEGYTGGYGADGDHLKKEADIEKALEAGVTMITLDSSDVIDNTVFTLGTHEVEARYEQMDATLCKSYEDRYRDQVFTVSDQSYTLDAEHLKRDILIYHRALDFIQAIYEKYIAGSAVSLDFEVSIDETDTPTDAKSHLFIALELKRRKVVVSTLAPRFIGEFQKGIDYRGDLALFEQDLLAHTAIAKQFGYRLSVHSGSDKFSIFPILQKTIKGSFHIKTAGTNWLEAMRLVALKDPDLYRRMHRHALNRFADARAFYHVTTDISAIEALDATQDAELVHYLEDDNARQLLHITYGFLLEDTDATGRKLFKDEFFSLLAIEEQLYADLLAKHIGKHLHLLGFAS
- a CDS encoding iron-sulfur cluster assembly scaffold protein; this translates as MTNFMSQWVYTPVVKDHFMNPRNTWKEEEDFQADGVGEVGSLACGDQMQIMIKVEDDKIADLRWLTYGCASAIASTSMMSEMAIGLSLKEAYNLTPAMITEALGGLPEHKFHCSVLGDKALRAAIDDYLEKQGRENPFKKHVAKVICECKSVTDVQIEDLVKTGQAKTLDQLQELTEYGTVCGKCKQEVSDLFDEYKHIYNV
- a CDS encoding nucleoside kinase, encoding MKQIIVTINEQQLSLDIGSTVEDVFFATGMSNTCRNPIYEDNPYIGALVNHELHSCSRSLVADCTLQPVRLFSDMGKRMYRHSICYLLCAAVSMLYPQRRLVIGHSLGDGYYFSFDDDLTLNRTDIEAIETTMRSLVEQNQNIQEVTLPYQAALSYFEQNHFDQTAALLSTRNDPKVNLYRLQGYLDISYEPLLSRTGLMKVWELKPYQDRGMLLRYPRSHNIKSLDPFVDNPLLFSIFKEYKAWGSILNIQSLGQLNKMGNQNTVESFIRLAEALQQKKIASIADQINLHSSVKAVLVAGPSSSGKTTFAHKLGIQLQVLGKKTIKISLDNYYLPPSQAPKDEFNKPDLEALQALDVPKFQEDLSHLFAGEPVQLPRFDFKSATRTYENVPVQLDKRTILIIEGIHGMNPELTASLDKDLLFRVYISALTQLNLDDHNRISTTDNRIIRRMIRDNRTRGTNAETTLNMWPSVQRGEDRYIFPFQNNANVMINSALDYELGVLTTYAQPLLKMVKPAAGPAYETARRLLRFLEHVNPIPDTLVPHDSLLREFIGGSEFDVI
- a CDS encoding aminotransferase class V-fold PLP-dependent enzyme; translation: MEQHIIYLDNNATTVMHEDVIEAVHEAHILYGNASSMHGLGRASAQAIEESRLAIADLIDCSPKEVIFTSGASEANNTVFSTIRERIDLGSKRDRMITTTIEHPSIIETVKYLKSRGYKIDECPVDGTGMIDLEAFKTLLGEDVALVSVMTGNNEIGTIQPIREIAQLSHAVGALVHTDATQAIGKIEVSMREMDVDYLSLSGHKFYGPKGIGVLAVKTKAPFSPLVHGGHQEGGRRAGTYNTASIVGIGVAARLAKADLQEEHDRLWSLREMLRKGIEESIPNVVVNGNQQHCLPGTLDVSFPHAEGESILLYLDMEGIMVSTGSACASGSLEPSYVLLASGVDIELAHGSIRFSFGRYNTADDVAYVLEKLPPIIKRLREMSTR